The stretch of DNA TGCGCTGGCACCAGGTCCTCTTCCAGGTCGAACTGCCCCTCGCGCTCCCGCTGATCATGACCGGGCTCCGGCTCGCGCTCATCCAGGTCGTCGCGACGGCCACCATCGCCGCGTACGTCTCCTTCGGCGGGCTCGGCCGGTACGTCTTCGACGGGCTCGCCCAGCGCGACCTCGTGCAGGTGCTCGGCGGTGCCGTGCTCGTCGCGGTCGTCGCCGTCGTCCTCGATCTCGCGCTCTCCGCACTGCAGCGCGCCCTCTTCCGCCACCGCCCCGCCAAGTCGGCCTAGGAGCACACCAGATGGCCTCCAGCAGCATCAACCGCAGGACACTCCTCGGCGGACTCTTCGCCGCGGCCTCCGTCCCCGCGCTCGCCGCGTGCAGCGGCGGCATCACCTCTCTCGACGGCGGCGGCTCCGGCGGCTCCGGCGGTGGCTCCAGCAAGAACGGCGTCACCATCGGCACCGCCAACTTCACCGAGAACCAGGTACTCGGCTACCTCTACGCGGCCGCTCTCGAAGCGGAGGGCGTGAAGACGACCGTCCGACCCAACCTCGGCACCCGCGAGATCCTCATCCCCGCGCTCAAGGGCGGGGACATCGACCTCCTGCCCGAGTACCAGGGCGCGCTCCTGCACTACCTCGACACCAAGGCGAAGGCCACCGAGGAGGGCGAGATGCAGAACGCCCTCGCCATGGCCCTGCCGCGCGGCCTGCAGATCCTCCCCTACGGCAAGGCCGAGGACTCCGACGCCTTCGTCGTCACCCGGGAGACCGCCGACAAGTACGGCCTCAAGACCCTCGGGGACCTCGCGAAGCACAACGGCAAGCTCGTCATCGGCGCGGCGCCCGAGGTCAAGAAGCGCACGGTGGGCTCGGTGGGCCTCAAGGACGTCTACGGAGTCGAGTTCAAGGAGTTCAAGTCCCTTGATTCCTCGGGTCCGTTGGTGAAGGGCGCCCTGCGCAAGGGCGATGTCGACGTGGCGAACCTCTTCACCACCGACACCGACATCATCGCCGAGAAGTGGGTCGTGCTCACCGACCCCAAGAACCTGATCCCCGGCCAGCACGTCGTCCCGCTCATCGCCGACCGCAAGGCCGACTCGACGGTGCGGGCGGC from Streptomyces sp. BA2 encodes:
- a CDS encoding glycine betaine ABC transporter substrate-binding protein → MNRRTLLGGLFAAASVPALAACSGGITSLDGGGSGGSGGGSSKNGVTIGTANFTENQVLGYLYAAALEAEGVKTTVRPNLGTREILIPALKGGDIDLLPEYQGALLHYLDTKAKATEEGEMQNALAMALPRGLQILPYGKAEDSDAFVVTRETADKYGLKTLGDLAKHNGKLVIGAAPEVKKRTVGSVGLKDVYGVEFKEFKSLDSSGPLVKGALRKGDVDVANLFTTDTDIIAEKWVVLTDPKNLIPGQHVVPLIADRKADSTVRAALGRLGNALTTKDLTELNRLVDKDKKDPEDVANDWAARHGISKK